A portion of the Epinephelus moara isolate mb chromosome 4, YSFRI_EMoa_1.0, whole genome shotgun sequence genome contains these proteins:
- the fosl1a gene encoding fos-related antigen 1a, protein MYRNFGNQGSQGRGNPDYTGSVSGSNSLGNTNTSTTQQEQKFTMAGSSQFVPSLNAITTNQDLQWLVQPSLMHPPGPSRSPVPPYPTLSGARPLGPPPSHPHLLRPGVIRAAANTTGSTRRRNDEHLSQEELERRRIRRERNKLAAAKCRNRRRELTDTLQNETDVLEEEKSRLQKEIADLQKEKDKLELVLEAHRPICKIEDSDSDSDPNSSMSSLGGIKLEPQDFSNPGPSTKLPAKMEKPKPKITLPTKRVTSAASAATTESESLHTPVLTSTPSLIPFTAGMVFTYPPAVLDASTSITSTATSHQANIHQSQAPQPCGIAHRRSSSSGDQSDHSLHSPTILTL, encoded by the exons ATGTATCGAAACTTTGGGAATCAAGGAAGTCAAGGAAGAGGCAACCCGGACTACACAGGCAGCGTCTCTGGGTCAAACTCCCTGGGAAACACCAACACTTCCACCACACAGCAGGAGCAG aaGTTTACAATGGCTGGCAGCAGTCAGTTCGTACCAAGCCTCAATGCCATCACGACCAACCAGGACCTCCAGTGGCTGGTCCAGCCCTCCCTCATGCACCCACCAGGCCCTTCACGATCTCCAGTGCCTCCCTACCCAACCCTCTCAGGGGCACGTCCGCTGGGTCCACCACCCTCCCATCCCCATCTCCTCAGACCAGGGGTCATAAGGGCAGCTGCAAACACCACGGGGTCAACAAGGCGCAGGAACGATGAACAT TTATCCCAGGAAGAGCTGGAGAGACGAAGAATAAGAAGGGAGCGGAATAAACTggctgcagcaaaatgccgcaaTCGCCGCAGGGAGCTGACAGACACACTACAAAAT GAGACTGATGTGCTTGAGGAAGAAAAGTCCCGTCTACAGAAGGAAATCGCTGATCTACAAAAGGAGAAAGACAAGCTGGAGCTGGTCCTGGAGGCTCACCGTCCCATTTGTAAAATAGAGGACTCCGATTCCGATTCTGACCCGAATTCATCAATGTCATCTTTGGGAGGCATCAAACTGGAGCCACAGGACTTCAGCAATCCCGGACCCTCGACTAAACTGCCAGCAAAGATGGAGAAGCCCAAACCGAAGATAACCCTCCCCACCAAACGTGTCACgtctgctgcctctgctgccacCACTGAATCAGAGTCTCTCCACACCCCGGTTCTCACATCTACTCCCTCTCTCATACCCTTCACAGCCGGTATGGTTTTCACCTATCCCCCTGCCGTTTTAGACGCCAGCACCTCCATCACATCCACTGCCACATCACATCAGGCAAACATCCACCAGTCTCAAGCCCCACAGCCCTGCGGGATTGCTCAccgccgcagcagcagcagcggagaCCAGTCGGATCACTCACTGCACTCCCCGACCATCCTCACCctgtga
- the ccdc85b gene encoding coiled-coil domain-containing protein 85B, giving the protein MGSEGEVINRELSKMSDEDLLACSKEELVSRLRKEESEKISALIQRGRLIKEVNKQLQGHLLEIRELKVINQRLQEENVELRDLCCFLDDDRLKVKKLAREWQLFGHHAAKVMREDLGGYLKKLADLERMQDGLVKENLDLKELCLVLEEECVSRSDSSPGGSTELNLPCMVARDLGDGSSSTGSVGSPDQLHLVCSPDD; this is encoded by the coding sequence ATGGGGAGCGAAGGTGAGGTGATAAATAGGGAGCTGTCAAAGATGTCTGACGAGGATCTGCTGGCGTGCTCCAAAGAGGAGCTGGTGAGCCGGCTGCGTAAAGAGGAGTCGGAGAAAATCTCAGCTCTCATCCAGCGAGGACGGCTGATAAAAGAGGTGAACAAACAGCTGCAGGGACACCTCCTCGAAATCAGGGAACTGAAAGTAATCAATCAGCGCCTGCAGGAGGAGAACGTGGAGCTGCGGGACCTGTGCTGCTTCCTGGACGACGACCGGCTCAAAGTGAAGAAGCTGGCCAGGGAATGGCAGCTGTTCGGGCATCACGCGGCCAAAGTGATGCGGGAGGACCTGGGCGGTTACTTGAAAAAGCTTGCCGACCTGGAGCGCATGCAGGACGGGCTGGTGAAGGAGAACTTGGACCTGAAGGAGCTTTGCCTGGTCCTGGAGGAGGAGTGTGTCAGCAGGAGTGACTCCAGCCCCGGAGGGTCCACCGAGCTCAACCTGCCCTGCATGGTGGCTCGGGATCTGGGGGACGGGAGCTCAAGCACAGGCAGCGTGGGAAGCCCGGACCAGCTCCACCTGGTGTGCTCACCTGATGACTGA